One genomic region from Solwaraspora sp. WMMD792 encodes:
- a CDS encoding family 43 glycosylhydrolase: MAETAQAGRTTDRRWTRRIAAATAAVLVGGGLVALTTTAASAATVDTSAWYVLLNRNSGKALDVYNLATNDGARITQWSRNNGNQQQWQFVDSGGGYYRLKSRLSGKVLDVYEWSTANGAAIVQWSDHNGNNQQWRLADSDGGHVRLISRHSNKALEVQNASTADGGNIVQYDDWGGANQQWQLVRVDGGGNPTPNPTTPPPSGEYTNPVVWQDFADVEVIRVDDTYYMTASTMHYSPGAPILRSYDLVNWEFAGHAVPRLEFGSKYDLSGAQRGYVRGIWASTLNYRRSNGTYYWAGCIDFSQTHMYTSRSVEGPWTKHATLPCYYDAGLLFDDDDTPYVAYGNGTISVAQLSADGRSQVRAQQVFQTPSSVGTLEGARFYKRNGSYYIWLTRPANGQYVLRSTNGPFGPYEMRQVLLDLPGPISGGGVPHQGGLVQTQNGDWYYMAFVDAYPGGRMPALAPISWTGDGWPQLRTVNGRWGVNYPVPNLPAPPRVVKPLTGVDTFAGTALGPQWEWNHNPDNSRWSVNDGLRLSTATVTNDLYSARNTLTHRIQGPTSTATVELDYSSMRDGDRSGLVMLRQSSAWVGVRRDNGSTRVVMTNGLTMDSNWNTTGTGTEVASAPVSGGRVWLRANADIRPGAGRQARFSYSTDGVNFTSFGPAFTLNNEWQFFMGYRFGIFNYATQALGGAVTVRRFELSTP; the protein is encoded by the coding sequence ATGGCAGAAACAGCCCAGGCCGGTCGGACCACCGACCGGAGATGGACCCGCCGCATCGCGGCGGCGACCGCAGCGGTCCTGGTCGGCGGCGGCCTCGTCGCGCTGACGACGACTGCGGCATCGGCGGCGACGGTCGACACCAGCGCGTGGTACGTGCTGCTCAACCGCAACAGCGGCAAAGCCCTCGACGTGTACAACCTCGCCACCAACGACGGCGCCCGGATCACCCAGTGGTCCCGCAACAACGGCAACCAGCAGCAGTGGCAGTTCGTCGACTCCGGCGGCGGCTACTACCGGCTGAAGTCCCGCCTGTCCGGCAAGGTCCTCGACGTCTACGAGTGGTCCACCGCCAACGGCGCGGCCATCGTCCAATGGAGCGACCACAACGGCAACAACCAGCAGTGGCGCCTCGCCGACTCCGACGGCGGTCACGTCCGGCTGATCAGCCGACACAGCAACAAGGCCCTCGAAGTCCAGAACGCGTCGACCGCCGACGGCGGCAACATCGTCCAGTACGACGACTGGGGCGGCGCCAACCAGCAGTGGCAACTCGTCCGCGTCGACGGCGGCGGCAACCCGACCCCCAACCCCACGACACCGCCGCCGTCGGGGGAGTACACGAATCCGGTGGTGTGGCAGGACTTCGCGGATGTGGAGGTGATCCGGGTCGACGACACGTACTACATGACGGCGTCGACGATGCACTACTCGCCGGGTGCGCCGATTCTGCGGTCGTACGATCTGGTGAACTGGGAGTTCGCGGGTCATGCGGTGCCGAGGTTGGAGTTCGGGTCGAAGTATGACCTGTCGGGGGCGCAGCGGGGGTATGTGCGGGGGATCTGGGCGTCGACGTTGAACTACCGGCGGAGCAACGGGACGTACTACTGGGCGGGTTGTATCGATTTCAGTCAGACGCACATGTACACGTCGCGGTCGGTGGAGGGTCCGTGGACGAAGCATGCGACGTTGCCGTGTTATTACGACGCGGGGTTGTTGTTCGACGATGACGACACGCCGTATGTGGCGTACGGTAACGGGACGATCAGTGTGGCGCAGTTGTCGGCGGATGGTCGGTCGCAGGTGCGGGCGCAGCAGGTGTTCCAGACGCCGTCGAGTGTGGGGACCTTGGAGGGTGCCCGGTTCTACAAGCGCAACGGTAGCTATTACATCTGGTTGACGCGGCCGGCGAACGGTCAGTATGTGTTGCGGTCGACGAACGGGCCGTTCGGGCCGTACGAGATGCGGCAGGTGCTGTTGGATCTGCCGGGGCCGATCTCGGGTGGCGGGGTGCCGCATCAGGGTGGTCTGGTGCAGACGCAGAACGGTGACTGGTACTACATGGCGTTCGTGGACGCGTATCCGGGTGGGCGGATGCCGGCGTTGGCGCCGATCAGTTGGACGGGTGACGGTTGGCCGCAGTTGCGGACGGTGAACGGTCGGTGGGGGGTGAACTACCCGGTGCCGAATCTGCCGGCGCCGCCGCGGGTGGTGAAGCCGTTGACCGGGGTGGACACGTTCGCGGGGACGGCGTTGGGGCCGCAGTGGGAGTGGAACCACAACCCGGACAATTCGCGGTGGTCGGTGAACGACGGGTTGCGGTTGTCCACCGCGACGGTGACGAATGACCTCTACAGTGCGCGGAACACGTTGACGCATCGGATTCAGGGGCCGACGTCGACGGCGACGGTCGAGTTGGATTATTCGTCGATGCGGGATGGTGACCGGTCGGGGTTGGTGATGTTGCGGCAGTCGTCGGCGTGGGTCGGGGTGCGTCGGGACAATGGTTCGACCCGGGTGGTGATGACGAACGGGTTGACGATGGACAGTAACTGGAACACGACGGGGACCGGGACTGAAGTGGCGAGTGCGCCGGTGTCGGGTGGTCGGGTCTGGTTGCGGGCGAATGCCGATATTCGGCCGGGTGCGGGGCGGCAGGCGCGGTTCTCGTACAGCACGGACGGGGTGAACTTCACGTCGTTCGGGCCGGCGTTCACGTTGAACAATGAGTGGCAGTTCTTCATGGGTTATCGGTTCGGGATATTCAATTATGCGACGCAGGCACTCGGCGGCGCCGTCACCGTCCGACGGTTCGAACTCTCGACCCCCTGA
- a CDS encoding alpha/beta hydrolase family protein: MAHLRVDFYSDVLEQATSMTVLLPQHTRTRIGAPARAGDTDSPVLYLLHGLTDDATAWTRYSSIERYAEERGLAVVMPQVHRSMYADEVHGAPFWTFLSTELPAVVDSFFRVSRRREDTFVAGLSMGGYGALRWALRQPHRFAAAASLSGVLDVAARQHGPSVSATDPLMRRVFGEQDIAGSDDDLLAVLDRADPAALPQLWLCCGTEDVLYPDNVRFRDACVARGVPLTVDFEAGDHVWSYWDAKIRDVLAWLPL, translated from the coding sequence ATGGCACATCTGCGGGTCGACTTCTACTCCGACGTGCTGGAGCAGGCCACCTCGATGACCGTCCTGCTACCCCAGCACACCAGGACCCGGATCGGCGCTCCGGCGCGGGCCGGCGACACCGATTCCCCGGTGCTCTATCTGCTGCACGGGCTCACCGACGATGCCACCGCGTGGACCCGGTACAGCTCCATCGAGCGGTACGCCGAGGAGCGCGGCCTGGCCGTGGTGATGCCCCAGGTGCACCGCAGCATGTACGCCGACGAGGTGCACGGAGCACCGTTCTGGACGTTCCTGTCCACCGAACTGCCGGCCGTGGTCGACTCGTTCTTCCGGGTCTCCCGGCGGCGGGAGGACACCTTCGTCGCGGGCCTGTCGATGGGCGGGTACGGGGCGTTGCGCTGGGCGCTGCGCCAGCCGCACCGGTTCGCGGCGGCGGCCAGCCTGTCCGGCGTACTCGACGTGGCCGCCCGCCAGCACGGACCGTCGGTGTCCGCCACCGACCCGCTGATGCGGCGGGTCTTCGGCGAGCAGGACATCGCCGGCAGCGACGACGACCTGCTCGCGGTGCTCGACCGGGCCGACCCGGCGGCGTTGCCGCAGCTCTGGCTGTGCTGCGGCACTGAGGACGTGCTGTACCCGGACAACGTCCGGTTCCGCGACGCCTGCGTGGCCCGGGGTGTTCCACTCACCGTCGACTTCGAAGCCGGTGACCACGTGTGGAGCTACTGGGACGCCAAGATCCGGGACGTACTCGCCTGGCTGCCGCTGTGA
- a CDS encoding DUF1707 domain-containing protein has product MSGEVVPSRRELRMSDADREAVVARLNAAVAEGRLTLAEFSDRVDAVLRSRTFGDVEPFVADLPAVDPVAPIAAADVVELRSQAGQLRRTGRWRVPRRLVVLAKAGSVLLDMRHAVFGHRVVEIELFAQAGSATVVLPRGATANIDGVTTSAGSARMKVPAVPEPGATAPHVVITGSIAAGTLSVRYEYRFWRWRW; this is encoded by the coding sequence ATGAGTGGCGAGGTCGTGCCGTCGCGGCGGGAACTGCGGATGTCCGATGCGGACCGGGAAGCGGTCGTCGCCCGGTTGAACGCGGCCGTCGCTGAGGGCCGACTGACGCTCGCCGAGTTCTCCGACCGGGTGGACGCGGTGTTGCGGTCGCGGACCTTCGGCGACGTGGAACCCTTCGTCGCCGATCTGCCTGCGGTCGACCCGGTCGCCCCGATCGCCGCCGCCGATGTGGTCGAGTTGCGCAGCCAGGCGGGGCAGTTGCGGCGTACCGGTCGGTGGAGAGTGCCGCGGCGGCTCGTGGTGCTCGCGAAGGCGGGTTCGGTGCTGCTGGACATGCGGCACGCCGTCTTCGGCCACCGGGTGGTGGAGATCGAGTTGTTTGCGCAGGCCGGGTCGGCGACCGTCGTGCTGCCGCGCGGGGCGACCGCGAACATCGACGGGGTGACCACGTCGGCGGGCTCGGCGCGGATGAAGGTGCCGGCGGTGCCGGAGCCGGGCGCGACGGCCCCGCACGTCGTCATCACCGGCAGTATCGCGGCCGGCACCTTGTCGGTGCGGTACGAGTACCGGTTCTGGCGGTGGCGTTGGTAG
- a CDS encoding DUF4345 domain-containing protein — protein MAAVTTVAGPVPEAPHTNTRTGSRSQKVILVVAGLVVVGIGGAVLTTPDTFHAGNGIDFAGNSSLLSEIRAAGGALLATGILVTLGAFVRRLTFAAALIGATVYLAYGLSRLLSIALDGMPATNLIAAAVAELVLGAACGHVLYRNRRAGASRAP, from the coding sequence GTGGCAGCAGTGACCACCGTCGCCGGCCCGGTGCCGGAGGCGCCCCACACCAACACCCGCACCGGCAGCCGCAGTCAGAAGGTGATTCTCGTCGTCGCCGGCCTGGTCGTGGTCGGTATCGGCGGCGCGGTCCTGACCACACCGGACACCTTCCACGCCGGCAACGGCATCGACTTCGCCGGCAACAGCAGCCTGCTCAGCGAGATCCGCGCGGCCGGCGGGGCGCTGCTGGCCACCGGGATCCTGGTCACCCTCGGGGCGTTCGTCCGCCGGTTGACCTTCGCCGCGGCACTGATCGGCGCGACCGTCTATCTGGCGTACGGGCTGTCCCGGCTGCTCAGCATCGCACTGGACGGGATGCCGGCCACCAATCTGATCGCCGCTGCCGTCGCCGAGCTGGTCCTCGGCGCGGCCTGCGGACATGTCCTGTACCGCAACCGCCGCGCAGGTGCGAGTCGTGCACCGTAA
- a CDS encoding SRPBCC family protein produces MLYIETLIQAPVDQVWRYTQDPARHARWDLRFTRIEPYGSQGRFRYATRLLPGLTVAGTGQSTGERRRPDGSAASALRFTCDHRLSLIRAGHGFWRYQPTPDGVRFWTGYDYTPGWGRLGPVADRIFRPAFGWATAWSFDRLRLWLEHGVPPERGRDRALAEVAARLTLVVAAAALDHRLALLAVPLVALVPPLPGTPAARRCRPRRYRRTTTVHATRAVPR; encoded by the coding sequence GTGCTGTACATCGAGACGCTGATCCAGGCCCCGGTCGACCAGGTGTGGCGGTACACCCAGGACCCGGCCCGGCACGCCCGGTGGGACCTGCGCTTCACCCGGATCGAGCCGTACGGGTCGCAGGGGCGGTTCCGGTACGCCACCCGGCTGCTACCCGGCCTGACCGTCGCCGGTACCGGACAGTCCACCGGCGAGCGCCGCCGGCCGGACGGCTCCGCTGCCTCCGCGTTGCGGTTCACCTGCGACCACCGGCTGTCGCTGATCCGTGCCGGCCACGGCTTCTGGCGCTATCAGCCGACCCCTGACGGCGTCCGGTTCTGGACCGGCTACGACTACACGCCCGGGTGGGGTCGCCTCGGCCCGGTGGCCGACCGGATCTTCCGCCCCGCCTTCGGCTGGGCCACCGCCTGGTCGTTCGACCGGCTGCGACTGTGGCTGGAGCACGGCGTACCGCCGGAGCGCGGCCGCGACCGGGCACTCGCCGAGGTCGCGGCCCGGCTCACCCTGGTGGTCGCCGCCGCCGCACTCGATCACCGGCTGGCGCTGCTGGCCGTACCGCTGGTCGCGCTCGTGCCGCCACTGCCCGGCACACCGGCGGCCCGACGGTGCCGGCCGCGCCGCTACCGGCGGACCACCACCGTCCACGCGACCCGGGCGGTGCCCCGGTGA
- a CDS encoding DUF4232 domain-containing protein — MIRRRAGALLLAAVLLAGCAGQLPQPGPQPPDNDPAPVPTPTPVPSADPSPDCPDSGALLSLGAVDAAMGLRAMPIRLANCAEEPVHVDGFPELTVLDEQLQPLAVEVIEGAEAIARVDTVAGGPVPITLQPGQRAGAVLVWRNTVDDVRVPPTHGTFLAVAPAAGVPAQVLEPDGGLDIGTTGRVAVSPWAPAG; from the coding sequence GTGATCCGCCGACGGGCCGGTGCGCTGCTGCTGGCGGCGGTGCTGCTCGCCGGCTGTGCCGGTCAGCTGCCGCAACCGGGGCCGCAGCCACCGGACAACGATCCGGCACCCGTCCCCACGCCGACGCCGGTGCCGTCGGCGGACCCGTCACCTGACTGTCCGGACTCCGGAGCGCTGCTCAGTCTGGGTGCGGTGGACGCCGCGATGGGTCTGCGGGCGATGCCGATTCGGCTGGCCAACTGTGCCGAGGAACCGGTGCACGTCGACGGCTTTCCGGAGCTCACGGTCCTCGACGAGCAACTGCAGCCGCTGGCGGTCGAGGTGATCGAGGGTGCCGAGGCGATCGCCCGGGTCGACACCGTGGCCGGCGGCCCGGTACCGATCACGTTGCAGCCCGGTCAGCGGGCCGGCGCGGTCCTGGTCTGGCGCAACACGGTGGACGACGTACGGGTGCCGCCGACGCACGGCACCTTCCTGGCCGTGGCGCCGGCTGCGGGCGTACCGGCGCAGGTGCTGGAGCCCGACGGCGGCCTCGACATCGGCACCACCGGCCGGGTAGCGGTCAGTCCGTGGGCCCCGGCCGGCTGA
- a CDS encoding hemerythrin domain-containing protein, which translates to MSEGDEARLVAWSRELRGVHNRLREALTVTREALAAGRPAEPATRDLLLFCHGFCAALTAHHEGEDGRLFPAIAAQHPELHDTLRNLRQDHSMIAYLLTGLQAAVARAAPPAELDRHLDGLAAIMESHFRYEERQLLTVLETLALDADPGSVLGPL; encoded by the coding sequence GTGAGTGAGGGCGACGAAGCCAGGCTGGTGGCCTGGAGCCGCGAACTGCGCGGTGTACACAACCGGCTCCGCGAGGCGCTGACCGTCACCCGGGAGGCGTTGGCCGCCGGCCGGCCGGCGGAGCCGGCGACCCGGGACCTGCTGCTGTTCTGTCACGGATTCTGCGCCGCCCTGACCGCCCACCATGAGGGCGAGGACGGTCGACTGTTCCCGGCCATCGCCGCACAGCATCCCGAGCTGCACGACACGCTACGCAACCTGCGGCAGGACCATTCGATGATCGCGTACCTGCTGACCGGGCTGCAGGCCGCCGTGGCGCGAGCCGCGCCGCCCGCCGAGCTGGACCGGCACCTGGACGGCCTGGCCGCGATCATGGAGTCCCACTTCAGGTACGAGGAACGCCAACTGCTCACGGTGCTGGAGACGCTGGCGCTGGACGCGGATCCGGGCAGCGTGCTGGGGCCGCTGTAA
- a CDS encoding NAD(P)H-binding protein, whose product MSRPSVLVTGATGKTGRRIADQLTTLGHPVVRASRQGEQPFQWAEPASWPAALRGVDAVYLSYSPDLAAPEAPTVVEKFTAAARDAGVRKLVLLSGRGETNAGRCEAIVASSGLTYGIVRASWFNQNFTEGHLLGPILAGTVALPAGEVAEPFVDVDDVADVAVALLTDRRHDGRTYDVTGPRLLTFAQAAAEIAAASGRAVGYLPVTAEQFHLALVSQVGPDYARLLTDLCVEVFDGRNASLGDGVERALGRAPRDFAAFCRQAAAAGAWQQ is encoded by the coding sequence ATGTCACGACCGTCAGTGCTCGTCACCGGGGCGACCGGCAAGACCGGCCGGCGCATCGCCGACCAGCTCACCACACTCGGCCACCCCGTGGTCCGGGCCAGCCGCCAGGGCGAGCAGCCGTTCCAGTGGGCGGAGCCGGCCAGTTGGCCCGCCGCGCTGCGCGGGGTGGACGCCGTGTACCTGTCGTACTCGCCGGACCTCGCCGCACCCGAAGCGCCCACCGTGGTCGAAAAGTTCACCGCCGCCGCCCGCGACGCTGGTGTCCGCAAACTGGTCCTGCTCTCCGGTCGGGGCGAGACCAACGCCGGCCGCTGTGAGGCGATCGTCGCCAGTTCCGGGCTGACCTACGGCATCGTGCGGGCCAGCTGGTTCAACCAGAACTTCACCGAAGGACACCTGCTCGGCCCAATCCTGGCCGGGACGGTGGCCCTGCCCGCTGGCGAGGTGGCCGAGCCGTTCGTGGACGTCGACGACGTCGCCGACGTCGCGGTGGCGCTGCTCACCGACCGCCGGCACGACGGCCGGACGTACGACGTCACCGGGCCACGCCTGCTCACGTTCGCGCAGGCGGCGGCGGAGATCGCCGCGGCCAGCGGCCGGGCCGTCGGCTACCTGCCGGTCACCGCCGAGCAGTTTCATCTCGCCCTGGTGTCGCAGGTCGGTCCGGACTACGCGCGGCTGCTCACCGACCTGTGCGTCGAGGTGTTCGACGGGCGTAACGCCTCGCTCGGTGACGGCGTCGAGCGGGCGCTGGGCCGCGCGCCGCGGGACTTCGCCGCCTTCTGCCGGCAGGCGGCCGCCGCCGGGGCGTGGCAGCAGTGA
- a CDS encoding TetR family transcriptional regulator translates to MNSASISTRQRLMDGAVEAIRRYGIAGVSARTVAGCAGVNQALVFYHFGTLDELLVAACQAATAERVADYRGRFAAVRSLSELLDLGRELHEQERQAGNLAVLAQVLAGAQTDGRLAPAAAAALRLWTDEIELVLRRVLAGSPLAALADPPGLARAVAAGFVGLELYEGVDRAGADDALAALEQLAVLVDVVDDLGPVARRALQGRLARRSRGRVPPGGRS, encoded by the coding sequence ATGAACAGTGCCTCCATCTCCACCCGGCAACGGTTGATGGACGGGGCGGTGGAGGCGATCCGCCGGTACGGCATCGCCGGAGTGTCCGCCCGTACCGTCGCCGGCTGCGCCGGGGTCAACCAGGCCCTGGTCTTCTACCACTTCGGGACCCTCGACGAACTGCTCGTCGCGGCCTGCCAGGCGGCGACCGCCGAGCGGGTGGCCGACTACCGGGGCCGGTTTGCCGCCGTACGGTCCCTCAGCGAACTGCTCGACCTGGGCCGTGAACTGCACGAGCAGGAACGTCAGGCCGGCAATCTCGCGGTGCTGGCCCAGGTGCTCGCCGGTGCGCAGACCGACGGGCGGCTCGCTCCGGCTGCGGCGGCCGCGCTGCGGCTGTGGACCGACGAGATCGAGCTGGTGCTCCGCCGGGTGCTGGCCGGATCGCCGTTGGCCGCGTTGGCGGACCCGCCTGGCCTGGCCCGCGCTGTCGCCGCCGGGTTCGTCGGCTTGGAGCTGTACGAAGGGGTCGACCGGGCCGGTGCCGACGACGCGTTGGCCGCGTTGGAACAGTTGGCGGTGTTGGTTGACGTCGTCGACGACCTGGGGCCGGTCGCCCGTCGGGCGTTGCAGGGCCGGCTCGCTCGCCGTAGCCGGGGTCGGGTCCCGCCGGGCGGCCGGAGCTGA
- a CDS encoding DUF1349 domain-containing protein, producing the protein MTPQAPPPPAIAGLPPLAWQHTPVAAEHHAGRQALSLTAGAGTDWFVDPVGEYRTHNAPALLFDCPDGEFALSARVTADFTAAFDAGVLCLRIDEEHWAKLCFEYSPQGRPMVVTVVTNGTSDDANAVTVEASSVHLRVLRKGSAYAFHYSLDGFTWQFARLFQLTDAADAPTRVGFLSQSPTGDRCTATFEQISLVDVVPDDLRGGQ; encoded by the coding sequence ATGACCCCGCAGGCACCTCCGCCGCCCGCGATCGCCGGGCTGCCGCCGCTCGCCTGGCAGCACACACCGGTGGCGGCAGAGCATCACGCCGGTCGGCAGGCCCTGTCGCTCACCGCCGGTGCCGGCACCGACTGGTTCGTCGACCCGGTCGGCGAGTACCGCACCCACAACGCACCGGCGCTGCTGTTCGACTGCCCGGACGGCGAGTTCGCGCTCTCCGCCCGGGTCACGGCCGACTTCACGGCCGCGTTCGACGCCGGCGTGCTGTGCCTGCGTATCGACGAGGAACACTGGGCAAAGCTGTGCTTCGAGTATTCACCGCAGGGCCGGCCGATGGTGGTGACCGTGGTGACCAACGGCACCTCCGACGACGCCAACGCGGTCACCGTCGAAGCGTCCAGCGTCCACCTCCGGGTGCTGCGCAAAGGGTCGGCGTACGCGTTCCACTACTCACTCGACGGCTTCACCTGGCAGTTCGCCCGACTGTTCCAGCTGACCGATGCCGCCGACGCGCCGACCCGGGTCGGCTTCCTTTCCCAGTCGCCTACCGGTGACCGCTGCACCGCCACGTTCGAGCAGATCAGCCTGGTCGACGTGGTCCCCGACGACCTACGCGGTGGCCAGTGA
- a CDS encoding AraC family transcriptional regulator has protein sequence MSDPLGETLHMFRLTGTLYCRAELTAPWGIDVPALPGCMTLQVVTAGRCWLEVGDAQPYLIGPGSLTLIPDGVPHRFRSAPAASTRPLFDIPVQQLSERYEIMRHGGGGELTQVTYAVLRPDHVAARRLIAQLPPVLHLDRFDDDESGWLHSTLRLVTREAQALRPGGETMLTRLADVLVIQAIRSWLDAAPEARQGWLAALRDDQIGRALTALHREPDRDWTVGTLAQQAGMSRSAFAARFTELVGEPVIRYLATWRLQLAHDHLQRCADPLPVVARRFGYQSEAAFCRAFKRAYGVAPGQVRRERRGAGND, from the coding sequence ATGAGCGACCCGCTCGGCGAGACCCTGCACATGTTCCGGCTGACCGGCACCCTCTACTGCCGGGCCGAGCTGACCGCCCCGTGGGGCATCGACGTGCCGGCCCTGCCGGGCTGTATGACGTTGCAGGTCGTCACCGCCGGCCGGTGCTGGCTGGAGGTGGGCGACGCCCAGCCGTACCTGATCGGGCCGGGCAGTCTGACGCTGATCCCGGACGGTGTCCCGCACCGGTTCCGCAGCGCCCCGGCCGCATCGACGCGGCCGTTGTTCGACATCCCGGTGCAGCAGCTCAGCGAGCGCTACGAGATCATGCGGCACGGGGGCGGCGGCGAGCTCACCCAGGTGACGTACGCGGTGCTGCGCCCGGACCACGTCGCCGCCCGGCGGCTGATCGCCCAGCTGCCACCGGTGCTGCATCTCGACCGGTTCGACGACGACGAGTCGGGGTGGCTGCACAGCACGTTGCGGCTGGTCACCCGGGAGGCACAGGCGCTGCGACCGGGCGGTGAGACGATGCTGACCCGGCTGGCCGACGTACTGGTGATCCAGGCCATCCGGTCCTGGTTGGACGCCGCTCCGGAGGCGCGCCAGGGTTGGCTGGCCGCGCTCCGCGACGACCAGATCGGCCGGGCGCTGACCGCACTGCACCGCGAGCCGGACCGGGACTGGACGGTCGGCACCCTGGCTCAGCAGGCCGGCATGTCCCGGTCGGCGTTCGCCGCCCGGTTCACCGAGCTGGTCGGTGAACCGGTGATCCGCTACCTGGCGACCTGGCGGCTGCAGCTGGCCCACGACCATCTGCAGCGCTGCGCAGACCCGCTGCCGGTGGTCGCCCGCCGGTTCGGCTATCAGTCGGAGGCCGCGTTCTGCCGGGCCTTCAAACGGGCGTACGGGGTTGCGCCGGGCCAGGTCCGTCGGGAACGGCGCGGCGCCGGGAACGACTGA
- a CDS encoding MerR family DNA-binding transcriptional regulator codes for MHSIGETARASGLTVSALRFYDSAGVLVPAAVDPHTGYRWYAASQLRAARLLAGLRRVGLPLVEITEAVRALPDVTVARRLLDVHLRRLQDGLADARRELSRIHALLDAEENRTIMTTTTRVTVDAADLADALDAVRFAVGTDPEIPALAGVHVEVSADTVRFAATDRYRMAVAELVPTAVDGPAVTVLVPGGFVTGVRSQVDRNPTAELAFGPDGVDARAPGWRITTDPLDHDFPDYRPLLPVRGAEGRRQVTVDATELRRALEPGRAPAVVREHLGVTHPVAVLAATDDGAVECVDEAAWRAAPDRYVAVNREFLLQAVAAAGGGQLVLDLDGPIRPLAVRLPDDDRSCSLLMPIRQ; via the coding sequence ATGCACAGCATCGGCGAGACGGCCCGCGCCAGCGGGCTCACCGTCAGCGCGCTGCGGTTCTACGACTCCGCTGGCGTGCTGGTGCCGGCTGCGGTGGATCCGCACACCGGCTATCGGTGGTACGCCGCGAGTCAGCTGCGCGCCGCCCGGCTGCTGGCCGGGCTGCGCCGGGTCGGCCTGCCGCTGGTCGAGATCACCGAGGCGGTCCGGGCGTTGCCCGACGTCACGGTGGCCCGACGGCTGCTCGACGTGCACCTGCGCCGGCTGCAGGACGGGCTGGCCGATGCCCGTCGGGAGCTCTCCCGCATCCATGCCCTGCTCGATGCCGAGGAGAATCGGACGATCATGACCACCACCACCCGCGTCACCGTCGACGCCGCCGACCTGGCCGACGCGCTGGACGCCGTACGGTTCGCCGTCGGCACCGACCCCGAGATTCCCGCCCTGGCCGGGGTGCACGTCGAGGTCTCCGCCGACACCGTACGGTTCGCCGCGACCGACCGTTACCGCATGGCGGTCGCCGAACTCGTCCCGACGGCGGTCGACGGCCCGGCGGTGACGGTCCTGGTGCCCGGCGGCTTCGTGACCGGCGTACGTAGCCAGGTCGACCGTAACCCAACAGCGGAACTGGCCTTCGGTCCGGACGGCGTTGACGCCCGCGCCCCGGGCTGGCGGATCACCACCGACCCGCTGGACCACGACTTTCCCGACTACCGGCCGTTGCTGCCGGTCCGGGGCGCCGAGGGCCGACGGCAGGTCACTGTGGACGCCACCGAGTTGCGACGGGCGCTGGAGCCGGGCCGGGCCCCGGCGGTGGTACGCGAACACCTCGGCGTCACCCACCCGGTCGCGGTGCTGGCGGCGACCGACGACGGCGCCGTCGAATGCGTCGACGAGGCGGCCTGGCGCGCCGCACCGGATCGGTACGTCGCGGTGAACCGGGAGTTCCTGCTGCAGGCGGTGGCGGCAGCCGGCGGCGGTCAGTTGGTGCTGGACCTGGACGGGCCGATCCGGCCGTTGGCCGTGCGACTGCCTGACGACGACCGCAGCTGTTCGCTGCTGATGCCGATCCGGCAATGA
- a CDS encoding DUF4166 domain-containing protein, which yields MTSIFQQALGDDFHRLHPRLRQRFGISSEQSTGCVGTGVMDRIWHGRAVTVPLLHLGATRHILFPEQGTDVPFSIGNYAYRDSFGRETVSFVRTFDVAAHRRRRFDATMVYSPARSAIVDYLGTHQHYAVLLSLAVDRRGGLVIRTGEQRYAGRRFPRALSGCAEVHEWWDGSDGCFRIEVRVTNRFLGPVFGYRGRFTAQYVDTGTAPVPAAVRPLREDARV from the coding sequence GTGACCTCGATCTTCCAGCAGGCGCTCGGCGACGACTTCCACCGGCTGCACCCGCGACTGCGGCAACGCTTCGGGATCAGCAGCGAGCAGTCCACCGGCTGCGTCGGCACCGGGGTGATGGACCGGATCTGGCACGGCCGGGCGGTCACCGTGCCGTTGCTGCACCTCGGCGCGACCCGCCACATCCTCTTTCCCGAGCAGGGCACCGACGTTCCGTTCAGCATCGGCAACTACGCGTACCGGGACAGCTTCGGCCGGGAGACGGTCAGCTTCGTCCGCACCTTCGACGTCGCCGCGCACCGCCGCCGTCGGTTCGACGCGACGATGGTCTACAGCCCGGCCCGGTCGGCCATCGTGGACTATCTCGGAACCCATCAGCACTACGCGGTGCTGCTGAGTCTCGCCGTCGACCGGCGCGGCGGGCTGGTGATCCGTACCGGCGAGCAGCGCTACGCCGGCCGGCGTTTTCCCCGCGCTCTGTCCGGCTGCGCCGAGGTGCACGAGTGGTGGGACGGCTCCGACGGGTGTTTCCGGATCGAGGTACGGGTGACCAACCGCTTCCTCGGCCCGGTCTTCGGGTACCGGGGCCGGTTCACGGCACAGTACGTGGACACGGGGACGGCCCCGGTACCCGCCGCGGTACGCCCCCTGCGGGAGGATGCCCGGGTATGA